The following are from one region of the Cloacibacterium sp. TD35 genome:
- a CDS encoding glycoside hydrolase family 13 protein, protein MKKLFSIFAIAIFSFSMAQFQRVEPAFWWKGMKNPELQILLYGKNIAQQNIELSDGIQIKDLTKVENPNYVFITINTNEINTPQFKIFLKNGKKTISTYQYELKERTPNSSARESYTSKDVFYLIMPDRFANGDEKNDSNKSLIEKANRKSEGGRHGGDLRGIINNLDYLKNLGVTTLWLTPVCEDNEKVYTYHGYAQTDLYKIDVRYGTNEEYRELSTELKKRDMKLVKDYVTNHWGVSHWLIQDLPTKDWIHWFEDGKNGFKRSNYRTNSQMNPYAAAIDKKVALDGWFDTTMPDLNQSNPLVLKYLIQNAIWWIEYAQLDGYRVDTYPYNDKEGMAKWCKAITDEYPNFNIVGETWMYDPAQIAFWQKDSKVGEIENYNSNLPSVMDFMLYENLPKALQEEENWDKGMIRLYNSFANDFLFPNPKNIMVFFENHDTPRINEMFNGNPAYYKLALTIVSTIRGIPQLYYGSEIGMRGDKNKGDADIRRDFPGGWKGDAQNAFVSRTPEQNEFFDYTQKLLNWRKSKDVIHNGKTKNFSPERNVYVYFRYNDEEKVMVIINSSDKEQTIEMNRFQEMVPSSFTAKDVMKDATVQIKDLLTIPAKSSLILEINK, encoded by the coding sequence ATGAAAAAGCTATTTTCAATTTTTGCCATTGCAATATTCAGTTTTTCTATGGCGCAATTCCAAAGAGTAGAACCTGCTTTTTGGTGGAAAGGAATGAAAAATCCTGAGCTTCAGATTTTGTTATATGGCAAAAATATTGCCCAACAAAATATTGAACTTTCAGATGGAATTCAGATTAAGGATTTAACGAAGGTAGAAAATCCTAATTATGTGTTTATCACCATTAATACTAATGAAATTAACACGCCTCAATTTAAAATTTTCCTTAAAAATGGCAAAAAAACCATTAGTACATATCAGTATGAATTGAAGGAAAGAACGCCTAATTCATCTGCGCGTGAATCTTATACTTCTAAAGATGTTTTCTACCTGATTATGCCAGATCGTTTTGCCAATGGCGATGAAAAAAATGATTCTAACAAATCTCTCATCGAAAAAGCAAACAGAAAAAGTGAAGGTGGAAGACATGGTGGTGATTTAAGAGGAATTATCAATAATTTAGACTATCTTAAAAATCTTGGAGTGACTACACTTTGGCTCACTCCAGTTTGCGAAGACAATGAAAAAGTGTATACCTATCATGGTTATGCACAGACTGATTTATATAAAATAGATGTGCGCTACGGAACCAATGAAGAATACCGTGAACTTTCTACTGAGCTCAAAAAAAGAGACATGAAATTGGTGAAAGATTACGTGACCAATCACTGGGGAGTTTCGCATTGGTTGATTCAGGATTTGCCTACTAAAGATTGGATTCACTGGTTTGAAGATGGTAAGAATGGTTTCAAACGTTCTAACTACAGAACCAATTCTCAAATGAATCCTTATGCTGCTGCTATCGATAAAAAAGTAGCTTTAGATGGTTGGTTTGATACCACAATGCCTGATCTTAACCAAAGTAATCCATTGGTTTTAAAATATTTAATTCAAAATGCAATTTGGTGGATTGAATATGCGCAATTAGATGGTTATAGAGTAGACACTTATCCTTATAACGACAAAGAGGGAATGGCAAAATGGTGTAAAGCCATTACAGACGAATATCCAAACTTCAATATTGTAGGCGAAACTTGGATGTATGACCCAGCTCAAATTGCTTTTTGGCAAAAAGATTCTAAAGTAGGCGAAATAGAAAATTACAATTCTAATTTACCTTCGGTAATGGATTTTATGTTGTATGAAAACCTTCCAAAAGCTTTACAAGAAGAAGAAAATTGGGACAAAGGAATGATTAGACTTTACAATTCTTTTGCCAATGATTTCTTATTTCCAAATCCTAAAAACATAATGGTTTTCTTCGAAAATCATGATACTCCTAGAATCAATGAAATGTTCAACGGAAATCCTGCTTATTATAAATTGGCATTAACGATTGTTTCTACTATCAGAGGAATTCCGCAATTGTATTATGGTTCAGAAATAGGAATGCGTGGAGATAAAAACAAAGGAGACGCAGACATCAGAAGAGATTTCCCAGGAGGTTGGAAAGGTGATGCTCAAAATGCTTTTGTTTCCAGAACACCAGAGCAAAATGAATTTTTTGATTATACCCAAAAATTATTAAACTGGAGAAAGTCTAAAGATGTTATCCACAATGGGAAAACCAAAAACTTTTCGCCAGAGAGAAATGTTTATGTTTATTTCCGTTATAATGATGAGGAAAAAGTAATGGTAATCATCAACAGCAGTGACAAAGAACAAACCATCGAAATGAATAGATTCCAAGAAATGGTTCCTTCTAGTTTTACAGCAAAAGATGTAATGAAAGATGCTACGGTTCAAATTAAAGATTTGTTAACTATTCCTGCAAAATCTTCATTGATTTTAGAAATAAATAAGTAA
- the guaA gene encoding glutamine-hydrolyzing GMP synthase — protein sequence MNKGIIILDFGSQYNQLIGRRIREMEVYSEILPFNTSLEEIKSKNPAGIILSGGPSSVNSPDAHLVEKELFELGIPVLGICYGMQLTAHLLGGNVKKGEKGEYGKATLEITKSNPLFTGVSRFSTVWMSHFDEVETLPENFEISAKSGVIAGIFNEKKNIYCVQFHPEVSHSEYGAKMLENFVFQICKAEKNWKLTNYIEKTVAEIREKVGNDKVILGLSGGVDSSVAAVLIHKAIGDQLQCIFVDTGLLRKDEGKKVMENYGEHFHMNIDMVDASERFLSKLAGVSDPEEKRKIIGREFVAVFDEESHKIEGAKFLAQGTIYPDVIESQSVKGPSAVIKSHHNVGGLPEEMKLQLLEPLRELFKDEVRKVGEELGIPHHLVYRHPFPGPGLGIRILGEVDAEKVKILQEADDIFIEELYKNELYEKVSQAFVVLLPVKSVGVMGDERTYEYTAVVRSANTTDFMTATFSHFPWEFLENVSNRIINEVKGINRVAYDISSKPPATIEWE from the coding sequence ATGAATAAAGGAATCATCATTTTGGACTTCGGTTCACAATATAACCAATTGATTGGTAGAAGAATACGCGAAATGGAAGTGTATTCAGAAATTCTACCTTTTAATACCTCTTTAGAAGAAATAAAATCCAAAAATCCTGCAGGAATTATCCTTTCTGGTGGGCCAAGTTCTGTAAACTCTCCAGATGCACATTTGGTAGAAAAAGAATTATTCGAATTGGGAATTCCAGTTTTGGGAATTTGCTACGGAATGCAACTTACAGCACATCTTTTGGGCGGAAACGTAAAAAAAGGTGAAAAAGGTGAATACGGAAAAGCAACTCTAGAAATCACTAAATCTAATCCACTTTTTACAGGAGTAAGCAGATTTTCTACCGTTTGGATGAGCCATTTTGATGAAGTAGAAACTTTGCCAGAGAATTTTGAAATTTCAGCGAAGTCTGGTGTGATTGCAGGGATTTTTAACGAAAAGAAAAATATTTATTGCGTTCAGTTTCATCCAGAAGTTTCGCACAGTGAATATGGAGCTAAAATGCTCGAAAACTTTGTTTTCCAGATTTGTAAAGCAGAAAAAAATTGGAAACTGACCAATTATATCGAAAAAACAGTTGCCGAAATCCGTGAAAAAGTAGGAAATGATAAGGTCATTCTTGGGCTTTCTGGTGGTGTAGATTCATCGGTAGCTGCGGTTCTTATTCATAAAGCTATTGGAGACCAATTGCAATGTATTTTCGTAGATACGGGACTTTTGCGTAAAGATGAAGGCAAAAAAGTAATGGAAAATTACGGAGAACATTTCCATATGAATATTGATATGGTAGATGCTTCAGAAAGATTTTTGTCAAAATTAGCTGGCGTTTCAGACCCAGAAGAAAAACGCAAAATCATCGGTAGAGAATTTGTGGCAGTTTTTGATGAAGAATCTCACAAAATAGAAGGTGCTAAATTTTTGGCTCAAGGAACCATTTATCCAGATGTTATTGAATCTCAATCGGTAAAAGGGCCTTCTGCAGTAATAAAATCTCACCACAATGTAGGTGGATTGCCGGAAGAAATGAAACTTCAACTTCTAGAACCGCTTCGTGAGCTATTTAAAGACGAAGTAAGAAAAGTAGGTGAAGAATTAGGAATTCCGCATCATTTGGTGTACAGACATCCTTTCCCAGGCCCAGGTTTAGGCATTAGAATCTTAGGAGAAGTAGATGCCGAAAAAGTGAAAATTTTACAAGAAGCAGATGATATTTTCATAGAAGAATTGTATAAAAATGAATTGTATGAAAAGGTTTCTCAGGCTTTTGTGGTGTTACTTCCCGTAAAATCTGTTGGAGTAATGGGAGATGAAAGAACGTATGAATACACAGCTGTAGTTCGTTCTGCGAATACTACAGACTTTATGACGGCAACTTTCAGCCATTTCCCTTGGGAATTTTTAGAAAATGTATCGAACAGAATTATCAATGAAGTGAAAGGAATCAATAGAGTCGCTTATGATATTTCGAGTAAACCACCAGCAACGATTGAGTGGGAATAA
- the purN gene encoding phosphoribosylglycinamide formyltransferase, which yields MKNITVLVSGSGSNLQRIIDCIDSGEISNAKVSLVVADRDCYALERAENHQIPHQLIKRGKDFSENLEKLLPKNTDLIVLAGFLSILSKEFCEKYNRKIINIHPALLPKFGGKGMWGHHVHEAVIEAQEKESGATVHFVTSGIDEGEIILQGKFSIDENETPETLAQKVHQIEYEIFPKAIDKILNKN from the coding sequence ATGAAAAATATCACAGTTTTAGTTTCGGGTTCTGGTAGCAATTTACAACGTATCATTGATTGTATTGATAGTGGAGAAATTTCAAATGCTAAGGTCAGTTTAGTGGTTGCGGACAGAGATTGTTATGCTTTAGAAAGAGCCGAAAATCATCAAATTCCGCATCAACTCATTAAAAGAGGAAAAGATTTCTCTGAAAATTTAGAAAAGCTTTTACCCAAAAATACAGATTTGATTGTATTAGCTGGTTTTCTATCGATTCTGAGCAAAGAATTTTGTGAAAAATATAATAGAAAAATAATCAATATTCATCCTGCTTTATTGCCAAAATTTGGTGGAAAAGGAATGTGGGGACATCACGTTCACGAAGCTGTAATTGAAGCCCAAGAAAAGGAAAGTGGTGCAACAGTTCATTTTGTAACTTCAGGAATTGATGAAGGTGAAATTATCCTTCAAGGGAAATTTAGCATTGATGAAAATGAAACTCCAGAAACTTTAGCACAGAAAGTGCATCAAATTGAGTACGAAATTTTCCCGAAAGCGATTGATAAAATTTTGAATAAAAATTAA
- the purD gene encoding phosphoribosylamine--glycine ligase, whose amino-acid sequence MKVLIIGNGGRESAIAKKLSEDKRISQMFFAKGNATTENLGKNLPYESVAELRDFALREKIDFTFVGPELPLVNGIVDEFQKHNLKIFGPTKRAADLEGSKAFSKKFMQDYGIRTAKAAIFDSYVEADQYIQNHSYPLVIKASGLASGKGVVICEDKETAHHTLHQFMIERIYGDAGIKVVIEEFLQGFEASIIAFWNGEKAFPCVSAKDYKKVGNGNTGANTGGMGSVAPSPEFTEQHFADFNKYILEPTVKGIKDKALDFVGIIFFGVLVQDNQCYLLEYNMRFGDPETQVIMALLENNLLDVIHDCIEGKDLDLQFSDKKAICLVMCSGGYPANYEIGYEIKGLDKVKHSNVLFAGAEQIAGKVVTNSGRVLNVVATGDTYEEAREKVYEDAKTLHFDYAFYREDIGKF is encoded by the coding sequence ATGAAAGTATTAATAATAGGAAACGGAGGTAGAGAATCTGCTATTGCAAAAAAATTGTCAGAAGACAAAAGAATCAGTCAAATGTTTTTTGCAAAAGGCAATGCTACAACAGAAAATTTAGGTAAAAACTTGCCTTATGAAAGTGTAGCAGAATTAAGAGATTTCGCTCTTAGAGAAAAAATAGATTTCACATTCGTAGGTCCAGAATTACCTTTAGTTAATGGTATTGTAGACGAATTTCAGAAACATAATCTAAAAATTTTTGGCCCTACAAAACGTGCCGCAGATTTAGAAGGAAGCAAAGCTTTTTCTAAAAAATTTATGCAAGATTATGGCATCAGAACAGCTAAAGCTGCTATTTTTGATTCTTACGTAGAAGCAGACCAATATATCCAAAATCATTCTTATCCTTTGGTGATTAAAGCCAGTGGTTTAGCCAGCGGAAAAGGAGTAGTTATTTGTGAAGACAAAGAAACAGCGCACCATACTTTACACCAATTCATGATAGAAAGAATTTATGGAGATGCTGGAATAAAAGTTGTCATTGAAGAATTTTTACAAGGTTTCGAAGCGTCTATTATCGCTTTTTGGAATGGTGAAAAAGCTTTTCCATGTGTTTCTGCTAAAGATTATAAAAAAGTAGGAAACGGAAATACTGGCGCCAATACAGGTGGAATGGGAAGCGTAGCTCCAAGTCCAGAATTTACAGAGCAGCATTTTGCAGATTTCAATAAATACATTTTAGAACCTACCGTTAAAGGAATTAAAGACAAAGCACTTGATTTTGTAGGGATTATATTTTTTGGCGTTTTGGTACAAGATAATCAATGTTATTTGTTAGAATATAACATGAGATTTGGCGATCCAGAAACACAAGTCATCATGGCACTTTTAGAGAATAATTTGCTGGATGTTATCCATGACTGTATCGAAGGAAAAGATTTAGATTTACAGTTTTCAGATAAAAAGGCGATTTGCCTCGTGATGTGTTCTGGTGGTTATCCTGCTAATTATGAAATCGGTTACGAAATCAAAGGTTTAGATAAGGTAAAACACAGCAATGTTCTCTTTGCAGGAGCAGAGCAAATTGCAGGAAAAGTAGTCACCAATTCTGGTAGAGTACTTAATGTGGTTGCAACTGGCGATACTTACGAAGAAGCACGCGAAAAAGTCTATGAAGATGCTAAAACACTTCATTTCGACTACGCATTTTACAGAGAAGATATCGGAAAATTTTAA
- the purM gene encoding phosphoribosylformylglycinamidine cyclo-ligase codes for MNNTYKSAGVDKEEGYKTVDKIKSAVAETHNKNVLNNLGSFGAFYEIGGYKNPVLVSGTDGVGTKLKIALDTKKYDSIGVDCFAMCANDILCHGAKPLFFLDYLACGKLDAEVAAEIVLGMVNACKDNECALIGGETAEMPGMYQPGDYDVAGFCVGIVEKDQIIDGSKIKTGNKIIALPSSGFHSNGFSLVRKIFPNFEEEFEGKPLYETLLVPTKLYYKDVFKLKDNIEISGIAHITGGGLIENVPRIIPNGLCAKIDTSKIQIPNVMLELEKRGNIERMEMFGTFNMGVGMVLVVDESLAEKALSLIEDAYLVGEIVENEDKIILK; via the coding sequence ATGAATAATACGTATAAATCAGCTGGTGTAGACAAAGAAGAAGGCTACAAAACCGTAGACAAAATAAAATCTGCTGTAGCCGAAACGCACAATAAAAATGTACTGAACAATCTAGGAAGTTTTGGAGCTTTCTATGAAATTGGTGGCTATAAAAATCCTGTTTTAGTTTCTGGAACTGATGGTGTAGGTACCAAATTAAAAATCGCGTTAGATACTAAAAAATATGATTCTATTGGTGTAGATTGTTTCGCAATGTGTGCAAATGATATTCTCTGTCATGGTGCAAAGCCTCTTTTCTTCTTAGATTACCTAGCTTGCGGAAAACTAGATGCAGAGGTAGCAGCAGAAATTGTTCTAGGAATGGTAAATGCTTGTAAAGACAATGAGTGCGCATTAATTGGTGGTGAAACCGCAGAGATGCCAGGAATGTATCAACCAGGAGATTATGATGTGGCTGGTTTCTGCGTAGGAATTGTAGAAAAAGACCAAATTATTGATGGTTCTAAAATAAAAACTGGTAATAAAATCATCGCTTTGCCAAGTTCAGGATTCCATAGCAATGGTTTTTCATTAGTAAGAAAAATTTTCCCAAATTTTGAAGAAGAATTCGAAGGAAAACCTCTATACGAGACACTTTTAGTTCCTACCAAACTCTATTACAAAGACGTTTTTAAACTGAAAGATAATATAGAAATTTCAGGTATTGCTCACATTACAGGTGGCGGGTTGATAGAAAACGTTCCAAGAATTATTCCGAATGGATTGTGTGCGAAAATAGACACTTCTAAAATCCAAATTCCAAACGTAATGTTAGAATTAGAAAAACGCGGAAACATCGAAAGAATGGAAATGTTTGGTACGTTTAACATGGGAGTAGGAATGGTTCTAGTAGTAGATGAAAGTCTTGCAGAAAAAGCACTTTCTTTAATTGAAGATGCTTATTTAGTAGGTGAAATCGTAGAGAACGAAGATAAAATAATTTTAAAATAG
- the purH gene encoding bifunctional phosphoribosylaminoimidazolecarboxamide formyltransferase/IMP cyclohydrolase, with protein sequence MKKRALISVSNKNNLIDFAKFLESKNYELISTGGTFKHLKEAGLNPIQIDEVTNFPEMLDGRVKTLHPKVHGGLLAVRDNEEHMKTVQEHGIELIDMVIVNLYPFFENVNKEISLEEKVEFIDIGGPSMLRSAAKNFASVTVVTDVEDYAKVQQEIAENGDTTIETRKKLAGKVFNLTAAYDAAISQMLLNEDYPEYLQASYQKVSDLRYGENPHQSAAYYVSTTENGAMKDFEILGGKELSFNNLRDMDLCWKVVNEFKDEMACCAVKHSTPCGVAIGNSALETYAKTFECDPISIFGGIIGMNYKVDASTAEELNKTFLEIVMATDFDEDALEILRKKKNLRIIKIKNPVSDKKTWVKIDGGILVQNVDDQFSTDFKVVTEIKPTEQQEKALLFAQRVVKYVKSNAIVVSNGIQAFGIGGGQVNRIWATEQAISRAKEKFSGDLVLASDAFFPFRDVVDFCAKEGITAIVQPGGSVKDEDSIAAANEHKIPMMFTGMRHFLH encoded by the coding sequence ATGAAAAAACGAGCATTAATCAGTGTCTCCAACAAAAACAATCTAATTGATTTTGCTAAATTTTTAGAATCTAAAAATTACGAACTCATATCTACAGGCGGAACATTTAAACATCTTAAAGAGGCTGGACTTAACCCAATTCAGATAGATGAAGTGACCAATTTCCCTGAAATGTTAGACGGAAGAGTAAAAACCCTTCATCCAAAAGTTCATGGTGGTCTTCTTGCTGTTCGTGATAACGAAGAACATATGAAAACCGTTCAGGAACACGGAATAGAGCTGATTGATATGGTAATTGTAAACCTTTATCCGTTTTTCGAAAATGTAAATAAAGAAATTTCATTAGAAGAAAAAGTAGAATTCATCGATATTGGTGGGCCATCAATGCTTCGTTCTGCAGCTAAAAATTTCGCTTCTGTGACTGTTGTTACCGATGTGGAAGATTATGCTAAAGTTCAACAAGAAATCGCAGAAAATGGCGATACTACAATAGAAACTCGTAAAAAATTAGCAGGTAAAGTATTTAACCTAACTGCAGCGTATGATGCAGCGATTTCTCAAATGCTTCTCAATGAAGATTATCCTGAATATTTACAGGCTTCTTACCAAAAAGTTTCTGATTTAAGATATGGCGAAAATCCTCATCAATCTGCAGCGTATTACGTTTCTACTACAGAAAACGGTGCGATGAAAGATTTTGAAATTTTAGGAGGTAAAGAATTGTCTTTCAATAATTTGAGAGATATGGATTTATGCTGGAAAGTAGTAAACGAATTCAAAGATGAGATGGCTTGTTGTGCGGTAAAACATTCTACACCTTGTGGAGTTGCCATCGGAAATTCTGCTTTAGAAACTTATGCTAAAACTTTCGAATGTGACCCGATTTCTATTTTCGGAGGAATCATCGGAATGAACTATAAAGTTGATGCTTCAACAGCGGAAGAATTGAATAAAACTTTCCTTGAAATTGTAATGGCAACTGATTTTGATGAAGATGCATTAGAAATTTTGAGAAAGAAGAAAAATCTTAGAATAATAAAAATCAAAAATCCAGTTTCAGACAAAAAAACTTGGGTGAAAATAGATGGCGGAATTTTGGTTCAAAATGTAGATGACCAGTTTTCTACAGATTTTAAAGTAGTTACAGAAATTAAGCCAACAGAACAGCAAGAAAAAGCACTTTTATTTGCTCAAAGAGTGGTAAAATATGTAAAATCTAATGCTATAGTAGTTTCAAACGGAATTCAAGCGTTCGGAATTGGAGGTGGACAAGTAAACAGAATTTGGGCTACAGAACAAGCGATTTCTAGAGCTAAGGAAAAATTCAGTGGCGATTTAGTTTTGGCTTCAGATGCGTTTTTCCCTTTCAGAGATGTAGTAGATTTCTGCGCTAAAGAAGGAATTACAGCGATTGTACAACCTGGTGGTTCTGTAAAAGATGAAGATTCTATTGCAGCTGCAAATGAACATAAAATTCCAATGATGTTCACAGGAATGAGACATTTTTTACATTAA
- a CDS encoding SLC45 family MFS transporter — translation MNNTQKKPLLSFWKIWNISFGFLGVQIGYSLQNANTSRILSAIGADVHHLSYFWLAAPLAGLFVQPIVGLSSDKTWTRLGRRIPFILGGAIVSALAMFFMPNSEHFAQLFPAVFFGAMMLLFMDVSFNVTMQPFRALVSDMVDESQRNKGYSIQSFLINVGAVFGSLLPFLLTWWGIANEPEAGQKVAPTVIWSFYIGGAVLLASVLWTSFRTKEYPPEEYAKYNNLEEKENETPEKVSFFTLIKNVPNAMKQLAVTQFFSWFALFLMWVYTTQGIAQNIWGTTDATSNAYNEAGNWTGVIFAAYSVFAALFSLVITPLANKYGRRNVYVFSLILGGLGLLSMMFIKDKNLLFLPMIGVGVAWAAILALPYAILSSKLPAKQTGVYMGIFNATITIPQITAGLLGGVLLSALGGTAINMVALAGVSMAVAGIAAFLVIKE, via the coding sequence ATGAATAATACACAGAAAAAACCACTCTTGTCTTTCTGGAAAATCTGGAACATAAGTTTTGGTTTTTTGGGAGTGCAAATTGGATATTCTCTTCAGAACGCAAATACCAGTAGAATTCTTTCAGCAATCGGTGCAGATGTACATCATTTAAGCTATTTTTGGTTAGCAGCTCCTCTTGCAGGACTTTTTGTACAGCCCATTGTAGGACTTTCTAGTGATAAAACATGGACGAGATTAGGTCGTAGAATTCCATTTATTTTAGGTGGAGCAATTGTTTCTGCATTGGCTATGTTTTTTATGCCAAACTCAGAACATTTTGCACAATTATTTCCTGCCGTTTTCTTTGGTGCGATGATGTTGCTTTTCATGGACGTTTCTTTTAATGTTACTATGCAACCATTCCGTGCTTTGGTAAGTGATATGGTAGACGAATCTCAAAGAAATAAGGGATATTCTATCCAAAGTTTTTTAATTAATGTAGGAGCTGTTTTCGGTTCACTTTTACCATTTTTATTAACATGGTGGGGAATTGCAAACGAACCAGAAGCTGGTCAAAAAGTAGCACCTACGGTAATTTGGTCTTTCTATATTGGCGGAGCGGTTTTATTAGCTTCTGTTTTATGGACTTCTTTTAGAACTAAAGAATATCCGCCAGAAGAATATGCGAAGTATAATAATTTAGAAGAAAAAGAAAATGAAACTCCAGAAAAAGTAAGTTTCTTTACTTTGATTAAAAATGTACCAAATGCTATGAAGCAATTGGCAGTTACACAGTTTTTTTCTTGGTTTGCATTGTTTTTAATGTGGGTTTACACCACACAAGGAATTGCACAAAATATTTGGGGAACTACGGATGCTACATCTAATGCTTATAACGAAGCAGGAAACTGGACAGGTGTAATTTTTGCAGCTTACAGTGTTTTTGCAGCTTTATTTTCTTTAGTTATCACTCCATTAGCTAACAAATATGGAAGAAGAAATGTATATGTATTCTCTTTAATTTTGGGTGGACTTGGTTTGTTATCAATGATGTTTATCAAAGACAAGAATCTTTTATTTTTGCCAATGATTGGAGTAGGTGTAGCCTGGGCAGCTATTCTAGCATTGCCTTATGCAATTTTATCTTCTAAACTTCCTGCAAAACAAACAGGAGTTTATATGGGGATTTTCAATGCTACGATTACTATTCCGCAGATTACTGCGGGTTTATTAGGAGGAGTTTTACTTTCTGCTTTAGGAGGGACGGCAATTAACATGGTTGCATTGGCAGGAGTTTCTATGGCAGTTGCAGGTATAGCAGCATTTTTAGTAATTAAAGAATAA
- a CDS encoding porin, producing the protein MKKILLFSFVLSSFVIFAQNDSKKDTISNYSKILRNTSFSGLLQTRYLVSLTENVDVNGVNIADQQKLVTNSFNVRRARFLLKSKINDRFDLGMMLNFSEFNSSSLTGKVLEQAFVRYSHNKHLKIQMGQFRPYFGIEDEIPSEFIKSVDFSNGYYLLGKNGWQSFQTGIAVYGDINNAKNPLKYYIGATNGNSRGSEIDNDQSKHVYARLEKDFKDDLKIGLNGGIGSYINQSGNVIGADIEKTFTINPKWNLEIISEYKEGNNFSEFGVSKLSPKPELKDFRFRSFYINPIIRYNLNLPRLRSIEFSNRYEYLNPNYQLEGNVRTTFTPMLTLEFADQYFACLQIGAMIDDYQKNIPLTSEYDHTTMFMQVQARF; encoded by the coding sequence ATGAAGAAAATTCTTTTATTCAGTTTTGTATTGTCCAGTTTTGTGATTTTTGCGCAAAATGATTCTAAAAAAGACACCATTTCTAACTATTCTAAAATTTTAAGAAACACCAGTTTTAGCGGTTTGTTGCAGACCAGATATTTGGTTTCTCTCACCGAAAATGTAGATGTAAACGGTGTAAATATAGCAGACCAACAAAAATTAGTGACCAATAGTTTTAATGTAAGGAGAGCAAGATTTTTATTAAAATCTAAAATTAATGACCGTTTTGACTTGGGAATGATGCTTAATTTTTCTGAATTTAACAGCAGTAGCCTTACGGGAAAAGTCCTAGAACAAGCTTTTGTAAGATATTCTCATAATAAGCATCTCAAAATTCAGATGGGGCAGTTTCGTCCCTATTTTGGAATAGAAGACGAAATTCCGAGTGAGTTTATAAAGTCTGTAGATTTTTCAAATGGTTATTATTTATTGGGGAAAAACGGTTGGCAAAGTTTCCAAACCGGAATTGCTGTTTATGGTGATATCAATAATGCTAAAAATCCTTTGAAATATTACATAGGAGCTACCAATGGAAATTCTCGTGGTTCTGAAATTGATAATGACCAAAGCAAACACGTTTATGCCAGATTAGAAAAAGATTTTAAAGATGATTTAAAAATTGGTCTGAATGGTGGAATTGGCAGTTACATCAATCAATCGGGCAATGTAATCGGGGCAGATATAGAAAAAACCTTTACCATCAATCCAAAATGGAATCTAGAAATCATTTCTGAATACAAAGAAGGAAACAATTTTTCAGAATTTGGAGTATCTAAACTTTCGCCAAAACCAGAGCTGAAAGACTTTAGATTCAGAAGTTTTTATATCAATCCTATTATTCGATATAATCTAAATTTACCAAGATTAAGAAGTATAGAATTCTCTAACCGATATGAGTATCTAAATCCTAATTACCAATTAGAAGGGAATGTAAGAACTACTTTTACACCTATGCTTACATTAGAATTTGCTGACCAATATTTTGCTTGTTTGCAAATAGGAGCCATGATTGATGATTACCAAAAAAATATTCCGCTTACTTCAGAATATGACCATACTACAATGTTTATGCAAGTTCAGGCAAGATTTTAG